A stretch of DNA from Rhizoctonia solani chromosome 9, complete sequence:
GTATGTCCCCATAGTACAAGTGACCTGGATCTTATCTTGACGCCTGTTGCATTGGCGATAGGTTAGCTTCACGAATTCGAAGCGCGGTGGATTCGCTACCTTCCCATGGTGAGTTCATACTATCCTAGAGTCCGTGGGCTACTTATTTATCTGGCTATTTAGGAAGTATACCAAAGAGCCCAAGCTCGATGGTGTTGTCATGAAGTGGAACACTACCCCTGGGGGAGCCTGGTAAGATCATTCAATTCATATTGCGCTCGTTTAGACTCAATCCTATATACCCTTTAGTCCAACTACAACCAAGGAAAAATCTTAACCCACGAAGTTGGCCACTGGGTGCGCTATTACGATTGCATACAGTGATACCAGACCTGATCCATTCAATCACCCAGGCGGGTTTGTTCCATACTTTCCAAGGCGGGTGCTCCGAAAAGGGAGACGAAGTTTCCGAGTCAGTTTCCATTCTACTTATATCCACCAAGGGGTTCAAAATCACTTACATAGTTGAATTTAAGCACCCCCGCTGAGGAAACTGCCGCAACCGGGTGTCCCGTTAGTCGTGATACTTGCAAGGACATACCTGGCCAAGACCCGATCCATAACTATATGGTAAGCGCAACGTTTTAGCACCACTCATGATTCTGATAGTCTGGTTTATAGGACTACACTTATGATCGCTGCAAGACCGATCCTTTTACCGCTGGTAAGTTACTCATAATTTTACTCAATGCTATCAACCTTTTAACTATGCATATAGGTCAAATTAAGCGTATGAGGGAGATGATGCAGCAGCATCGTGCAAAGTGATGTATGCACACTCCATATCTTTCCTTTCGATTTTATTTTGTGTGAATCATTTCAGTTCTGGTATTTTGTTTAAGCACTTCGTGCGTCGATGGTGTAGCAGTCTTCGGAATTTCACAAACCTTAAGACGCAAAAGTGCGACCCGAGCCAACTTACGGCTCACTGGTGACATGTAAGGATACCAAATTGAGAGCATAATGCCACAAGAAAAGAATTTATTTACTATCCCACGGTATACTTATTTAACAAACAATAGACGAGTATCCAACTCGCAGACAGACCCAGCAGCCTACAATATTAAGAGAAAAGATTGAAGGCTGTCGAGTCTGTGTACGTCCAGCAGCCAACAAAGATCACGAAAGCAGAATATTGAATGCATATCATGTTGCTAGCGTTTAGTAGCTTCCAGCCTTGATGTTCTTGTAATTGTACACCTTGCCGGCCTTGCCACCGGTGACCTTGAGTCCAGACCAGTCCCAAGAACCTGTATTACCAATTAGCCAATGAGGTATATGAGCGGCCGATATATTGCTACTACTAACCAGTGCATCCAGCACCACAGTCAACAGCGACACGTTGAGCATCAGAGGTGACAGCAATGTTGTTGGTACCGAAGGAGATGCCCTACCCATTGTGTTAGACTAGGTCTCTGAAGAAAAGAGTGAAATATACTTACAGACATGGCGACCTTGTTTCCAGGAGTGCCAAGGGTAGAGGGGTAGCTCTGGTCAACAATGACACCGTACTTCTTGATGCCGGTCGCAGTGTTGCCGTTGAAGACGACGTTGGTCACAGAGGCGTTGCTAGCGTCGGCCTTGGTCTTGATGCGGAGCGCCTGATCGTTGTTGACAACCTTGTTGTTCAAGATTTGAATGTTCTTGACAGTAGCATCAGCCGAGACCGATCCAATAGAGATACCATGCCACCAGAGCAGTGTTGCGCTGGAAGATAATATTCGAGCCCTTGTTGATAGCGATGCAATCATCCTGGTTGTAGACGGTGCTGTCCTCGATCGTAAGATCGGTGGTAGAAACATCGAAACCATCGCTATGAAGTAGATGAGATTTAAGCATTTCATACGCTATTGGGTAATAATTAATCTCACGTGTTGTGACCAGCAGCCTTGCCGCCCGACTTGCTGTTGGGTTTGTCACCGGCGGCTAACATAAAGTAAGTACGAAGTGCAAAGGGCGAAATTGATGTGCACATACAGTTGTCAATTGTGAGCTTGGACATGACCAGCTTGGCAGGGTTGCTGACGCTGTATACATGCGCGGGCGAGTTGAGAACCTTGACGTTCGAGTAGGTACCGGACATCTTAATCTTCATCATGGGTGAGGCTTGGTCACACCTCCGTTTCCGCCTTGCCCATCCCAGTATGAAGGTCCTTGGCCGTCAAAAGTGTGGCCGTTTCCATTGACTACACATTTTAGTATCAATTCTGGAAATATAACTGGGCGGGACCTACAGACAAGGTTATTGCCGGTGATAGAGAAAAGAGGACCGGCCCAGTTGGCGACGCCAAACTTAACATCACCCAGCATGTTGACGGTCGTGCCATCGAGAGCAGAAATTGCAAAGGTCTTCCCGGCGGGGACGGTGAATGCATTGATGTTGATCTGTATAaacatgcgcatatatgagcTCCCCTTTCCACAATAGCGTGCGGCCGACTCACAGTTGTACATTTCTGGGCGGCGGCGACATCGTTCAATGATGAGATCGTTCCGGTGCAACGTTTTCCAGTAGGGACAGCAGCCACCAACGCAACCGGGAGAGTAGCAAGAGCAAGTGAGAAACGCATCTTAGATGGTAAAGATTGTAGAATTTGGATAGAGAATGTGGTATTTCTGATAAGGAGAGACAAAAACAATAGAAAGGAAAGGAAGAAAACTCGATTGTGAGGGGTATGGGCCGATTCGCATCCATTTTTATAGTCCTATCGAATATACGCCGTTGCTACTTCATTATTATTGGGTCCGGACCGGGAAGGAAATTAATTTCGCATGTGGCCCAAAAATAAACGTCGTGATCAAGAAGTCAACCCAACCTGCGTGGATGTACCTCATTGGAAATGGCCTCATGACCTGTCCAGGAAGTCATTTGACGATTGGGGGTCGCGAACAGTGATTGTAGTTATCAAACGGACTACTCACCAGAATTATCCATAGTATCAGATTATCGCTTCTGTGATAAGTGTCTTGTATATAGCGATTGCATTGATTCACCCGTTTTGACTTGGAAACCCATCAACATCATCAATAACGCAAGGCTAAATTTATGGTAACTATCAAACGTGCGCATCAAAACTCCATACCGGGGCAGGCTTATCATGGAAGAAATGATACCCGGGTGAAGTGTAACATAATTACGAAACTGAGAGAAACGAGTCAAAAATAGACTCATGATACCGTCAGTCCTCGCATTTCGCCTTGGCGACCTGATTTTGTGGATGACGTGAACAGCGTAGTAAGCCCGGCTATTTGCTGAAACAAATTGGTGGAAGTTTGGCTAGCACTCTGCTCACAGGAAGTTATAGGTGTTATTTGTTGTCAGTGATCGACAATAATTGCATTTTCCTCGCGCCGCAGAATATCAAGCTATCTTACCAACCGATTTTCGGGCTCTCAGTAATTTGAAGTAAATGTTATATAATCTGTTATCGACCTTTCATCAATATTGTATATGTTCGATAGTCTTCGATAAACATTTGCATCCTTATACAACTATGCGTATTGGCTGGCTGTATTCACTGAAACGGAATCGTTACACCTCGTCTGATTACATATCTGTTCAAATGGTATTCCATTAATGAGGAATCCGGCTAAATTTACCCCTTGTTTCGCCATTGAAGGCCTCAGGACGAGCCACCATAAGACTTGGTCCAGGGGTTGAAGTACTAGCACTTCTCAATGTTGTTGACCATGGGGTACCATTGCATACGAGTATGAGGGATTTGTTCTGCAGAAATCCCACCAATGCGCAGTAATCGCCACACGCTCCAAATCGGCTTGGGCAGCTGCACGGGCTGACTGAGCACGCTCATGAGCCAACTTGAAATATTGACCCCCAGAAAACTTGCGACCAGAAGTAGACCGAAGCTCCCCAACTAGCTGTTCTTTCCCATCGTCTTTGTTAGCATGTTCATCCTTTTCAATAAACAGGAGGTACAATGATCAATACAGGGCTGAGAGAAAATAAGCATGTGGCTCACACAGTTGTCTTCTCCTGGCGCAAATGGTGCTGCTTGCCCATTCACAACGGTAGCTAGCGACTGGTCTTCTTCCATTCCGTCTATCTGAGATAGTAGGGTATCGCAACTTTCATCGTTAAAGCTCCTAGCAATCTTTCAAAGTGGTACTTAGTAAAATAGTCCAATTAGAGCCAAAATGTGTACCTCGATGCTGATTCGTTTGGAATAATTAATTGGGGAATGTTGAACATTTGGCTATGATATGATATCAGCAGCGGTACAAAGCCCAGGATTATTCGCCATTTTCTCTCAGGTCTGCTTTGGAGTATTGAATATAAGTATCTAGAGTGCGAGAAGAGGTGTAGTGTGAGAAGGTTGGGTGAGGTGTTCCTCTAATTATATAGCAGCTGGAACAATGCAACCTACGTAGATGCGGAGACAAGGGACAGCCAGCTGGGCCATTTTTCAGCAATCACAAAGTCTATTGGCCCATCTAGACTCCGAACCTTCAATAAGAATAAAACCACTAAGTGAAAGACCCGCGCCTGTTTCAAAGCGGAAAGTTAGAACCACCCAATAATTGCCACCCCATGGGAGGTCATTTTTCAGCCTTTTCATTTGCTTGATGGGATTCGCTTTATGGTCTCAAACCAGGGATGATCTTAGCGGACCTCGAAAATTCCTATGCCTCCTCACTAGACCCTCAAGCTTACAATGTGACTCGGAGTCCGTAGAAAACCACAACGACTATGCGAAATCCGCCAGAGCTCGTGATGCCATAGTTCTCAAAAGTCGTCAGAAATACTTTTGTGATACTATTGCAGCTACACGTGAATGCAGTGCTCTAAACAACGCCCccacatatatgcatatgatTCGTGGCTTGCTCGCCCTTTTCATCTAACGAACAGGTGGCTCCTGGTGCCAGATATGGTTTAGTTGATTCAGTACGTAGCACGCAGGTAAATCTAGGGCACCGAGATGCGAGCGAAATTCGCGAGCTGGGCGGACCAAGCATCACAATAGCGACGCCACGGTGCGGAAAACAGGAAATCTTCAAATCTGAGTGGCCAAACGGAGAAGACCCCAGTATAGTAGCGAATGTTTGGTGAACGGAACTCAACCTTAGTGAAAATCATCACGGGGCGAAAACTCTACTGTACATAAGCATATGCGCATATGTAAAGCTACGACCGAAAAGGCCAGGAAGAGCATATTTATGCGCGGAACAAGGATCTCTTTGAAATAAATGTGTAGCTTCCTATCTTAATTCGCCACTAAATCGGATCCAAAACGAGAGGCCATTGAAGACGGTCGGCGTGCATAGAAAGGTTGGTGTGTACTGTGCCTTATATAGGACGAATGTGTAGAGATCAAGCTATCTAACATAGCAGATCCGCATTTTGGCAAGAGTCCAACGGGTGATATTCTATATTTATCGCCCGAACACACTATAGATATGATCGGTTGACGACTGGGGATGTGGCCAACCATTGTGTAACTGACCCACCTCTTCAAGTTGCTCCTGGCACTTTACATGGCTCCCGAAACCCTGGAGTGCTCTGGAGTGTTTTagttttgggaacctcctcgttaggaccCGACGGAcccggattgctcggcgagcgCTTGGGAGTactccacgagcacttcAGAGTGTCATACCAGACTCTCCGAAGTGCTCGCCAACAATAGCGAGTCTaggagcgctcccgagattttcggggcctcGTAGGGCAAGCTCAGACCAGCGAACTTCCCTGAGCTTCGGCATACCGCTCCAAACCTAGGACCCCCTGTTTTAATGGATGATGCTACTTATTAATGGGCATGCCTATTATAAACATAAATTAATACCCTTCTACAGATAATATAGATTATACTTCTGATTCGTGATACTAGTCTAGACAAAACACTTGAAATGAATCGATGGTCATAGCCGGACTTATGCGTATCAAATGGCACAGATTACGGATAGCCAGGGCCATTTGCCGGAAAAATATTGTTTGGTGTTCTTTAACCGATATGCACCACGACTGTGGATGATCCGTCGAGATACTCATAAATGTACCATCAGGTTGTCCTAATGTAGTGAGGATTCAAGTATTCAAGAACACGAAGCAACTCTGAAAACCTTGCAAAATATTGTACTTCCAGTCCGATATGGTGTAGTGGCTAACATTATCGCCTCTCACGCGATAGCCCTGGGTTCGATTCCCAGTATCGGAGTTCTTTTTGTTGCATTATCCCTCAAATCAACCAATAGGATCCAGACCGAACCACATAAAACAAATAGCAAACATGGTCTCTGATCGGGCTTTTAGTGTGCATACGTCAACCATCAATGCCGATTCGCCTACCACAATTGACTTTATTTTCCGGGCCTCAGTGCTCCCTATGCGACGTGGGGTGTTTTGATATTTATTACCAATACGCACTAGCTTACATCGAGTGCAATTATTCTTTCAGATCGCTAAGGCTGAGCTCAACGCACTTCGGAAAGAGGTAAGTTACCACAAGTGTTAGATTGA
This window harbors:
- a CDS encoding extracellular metalloprotease — encoded protein: MVALSRFFIAALALATSSLALPSNATLSARDLDDLDSPCATDDPYVGLSEAEIAGITANPPLNIPETRTIKVDSAILALNSQFVGSGFTFQRAQLKYTKNAKWFNEVDKNQLTLDMKNKLHTGTAKDLNIYTLHEFEARWIRYLPMEVYQRAQARWCCHEVEHYPWGSLSNYNQGKILTHEVGHWAGLFHTFQGGCSEKGDEVSDTPAEETAATGCPVSRDTCKDIPGQDPIHNYMDYTYDRCKTDPFTAGQIKRMREMMQQHRAK
- a CDS encoding polygalacturonase translates to MRFSLALATLPVALVAAVPTGKRCTGTISSLNDVAAAQKCTTININAFTVPAGKTFAISALDGTTVNMLGDVKFGVANWAGPLFSITGNNLSMETATLLTAKDLHTGMGKAETEIKMSGTYSNVKVLNSPAHVYSVSNPAKLVMSKLTIDNSAGDKPNSKSGGKAAGHNTDGFDVSTTDLTIEDSTVYNQDDCIAINKGSNIIFQRNTALNIQILNNKVVNNDQALRIKTKADASNASVTNVVFNGNTATGIKKYGVIVDQSYPSTLGTPGNKVAMSGISFGTNNIAVTSDAQRVAVDCGAGCTGSWDWSGLKVTGGKAGKVYNYKNIKAGSY